The DNA sequence AGTTACCAACGGGACAATCTTTTCCATTATATTTCCCATCCCAACCAATTTCAGGATTTGATGTTGAAAAAACAATTTGCCCCCATCTGTTAAATATTTTTAAACTGAACTGTTTTATTCCCAAATATAATACTTTAAATTGGTCATTCACCATATCTTCATTAGGAGTAAA is a window from the Bacteroidota bacterium genome containing:
- a CDS encoding gliding motility-associated C-terminal domain-containing protein; translated protein: FTPNEDMVNDQFKVLYLGIKQFSLKIFNRWGQIVFSTSNPEIGWDGKYNGKDCPVGNYFYIIQAVSNNEKFHYNGSINLIR